A stretch of Bombina bombina isolate aBomBom1 chromosome 2, aBomBom1.pri, whole genome shotgun sequence DNA encodes these proteins:
- the LOC128647361 gene encoding homeodomain-interacting protein kinase 4-like, whose translation MEHLRSKTDYYDIMDFLADGSFGNVVKGKKRSSGELVAIKFHKENISRKEIMNEIEMLNALGQVDPEEWHIIRFYEYFYYNIKYYFVFEHLQKDLFEFQREKKFSPLPIMHIRTITTQLLKALSKLKELSIIHTDLKPENIMIVDQARYPFRVKLIDFGSSIYLDTAKKMKKPSIQTRFFRSPEILLGLPFSEMIDIWSLGCIMAELHLGSPLYPGQNEYDQIRYICSTQGMPNRHLLSEGMKTYNFFTKKADKFKLKSKKEFYLETHVKPLEKRKFIFQSLDDLELVTAQPSKERTEALAEYEDLKAMVDLIKRMLTWDSHERIDPNAALSHPYISLSDMKIKYKYTEYLQLSTSSLNNALKQYQSQQYTVSPDNNCGQCLADYHHEEKKQGLASMSPLSRNNDSVDLKFTEDLTKKVSEVKNHLPEISLGTPDSCYLPAYKINLPNSKQTEDITTHNLFIKDVSKNDVRVRGNNSTNHRGSPPSTSSKHRQMYKRLRQPSTEDSQDPPQKMRIISN comes from the exons ATGGAGCACTTACGTTCTAAAACGGATTATTATGACATTATGGACTTTTTGGCAGATGGGTCATTTGGAAATGTAGTAAAAGGTAAGAAGAGGAGTAGTGGCGAATTGGTGGCTATTAAATTCCATAAGGAGAACATCTCCAGAAAGGAAATTATGAATGAGATCGAAATGCTCAATGCTTTAGGACAAGTGGACCCAGAGGAATGGCATATTATCCGCTTCTATGAGTATTTTTATTATAACATCAAGTACTACTTTGTTTTTGAGCACCTGCAGAAAGATCTATTTGAATTCCAGAGGGAGAAGAAGTTTTCACCCCTACCTATTATGCACATCAGAACAATTACCACCCAGCTCCTGAAAGCCCTAAGCAAGTTAAAGGAACTTTCAATAATACATACAGATCTGAAGCCGGAAAACATAATGATTGTTGACCAGGCAAGATACCCTTTTAGAGTCAAATTAATTGATTTTGGATCTTCCATTTATTTAGATACAGCCAAAAAAATGAAGAAACCCTCCATTCAAACTCGTTTCTTCAGATCCCCAGAAATTCTTCTGGGTTTGCCCTTTTCTGAGATGATTGATATTTGGTCACTTGGTTGCATTATGGCAGAATTGCATCTAGGAAGCCCTCTTTACCCTGGACAGAATGAGTATGACCAAATTCGCTACATATGTTCAACCCAGGGGATGCCCAACAGACATTTATTGAGTGAGGGCATGAAAACGTACAACTTCTTTACCAAAAAAGCAGATAAGTTTAAACTCAAATCAAAAAAAGAATTCTACTTAGAAACACATGTAAAACCtcttgaaaaaaggaaatttatcttTCAATCCTTGGATGACTTGGAATTGGTGACTGCCCAGCCGTCTAAAGAACGTACTGAGGCACTGGCTGAATATGAGGATTTAAAAGCCATGGTTGATCTTATTAAAAGGATGCTAACTTGGGACTCCCATGAAAGAATAGATCCTAATGCAGCCCTGAGTCATCCATACATTTCACTGTCAGATATGAAGATCAAGTATAAATACACTGAATATTTGCAGCTCTCTACTTCTAGCCTAAATAATGCATTAAAGCAATATCAAAGTCAGCAGTATACAGTGAGTCCAGATAATAACTGTGGACAATGCCTGGCTGATTACCACCATGAAGAGAAGAAGCAGGGGTTGGCATCCATGTCTCCTTTATCAAGAAACAATGACTCAGTGGACCTCAAGTTCACTGAAGACCTTACAAAAAAGGTTTCAGAAGTGAAAAATCACTTACCTGAAATATCTTTAGGGACTCCTGATTCATGTTACCTCCCAGCCTACAAAATAAACCTACCCAATAGCAAACAG ACAGAAGATATCACAACGCATAATTTATTCATCAAAGATGTTTCTAAAAATGATGTTCGAGTGAGAGGAAATAACAGCACTAACCATCGTGGAAGCCCACCCTCTACATCAAGCAAACATCGCCAAATGTACAAGCGTCTCAGACAGCCATCAACGGAGGATTCACAAGACCCTCCTCAAAAAATGAGGATTATTTCTAATTAA
- the LOC128647362 gene encoding homeodomain-interacting protein kinase 4-like gives MEHLRSKTDYYDIMDFLADGSFGNVVKGKKRSSGELVAIKLHKENISRKEIMNEIEMLNALRQVDPEEWHIIRFYEYFYCNIKYYFVFEHLQKDLFEFQRERKFSPLPIMHIRTITTQLLKALSKLKELSIIHTDLKPENIMIVDQARYPFRVKLIDFGSSIYLDTAKKMKKPSIQTRFFRSPEILLGLPFCEMIDIWSLGCIMAELHLGSPLYPGQNEYDQIRYICSTQGMPNSHLLSEGMKTYNFFTKKADKFKLKSKKEFYLETHVKPLEKRKFIFQSLDDLELVTAQPSKERTEALAEYEDLKAMVDLIKRMLTWDSHERIDPNAALSHPYISLSDMKIKYKYTEYLQLSTSSLNNALKQYQSQQYTVSPDNNCGQCLADYHHEEKKQGLASMSPLSRNNDSVDLKFTEDLTKKVSEVKNHLPEISLGTPDSCYLPAYKINLPNSKQTEDITTHNLFIKDVSKNDVRVRGNNSTNHRGSPPSTSSKHRQIYKRLRQPSTEDSQDPPQKMRIISN, from the exons ATGGAGCACTTACGTTCTAAAACGGATTATTATGACATTATGGACTTTTTGGCAGATGGGTCATTTGGAAATGTAGTAAAAGGTAAGAAGAGGAGCAGTGGTGAATTGGTGGCTATTAAACTCCATAAGGAGAACATCTCCAGAAAGGAAATTATGAATGAGATCGAAATGCTCAATGCTTTACGACAAGTGGACCCAGAGGAGTGGCATATTATCCGCTTCTATGAGTATTTTTATTGTAACATCAAGTACTACTTTGTTTTTGAGCACCTGCAGAAAGATCTATTTGAATTCCAGAGGGAGAGGAAGTTTTCACCCCTACCTATTATGCACATCAGAACAATAACCACCCAGCTCCTGAAAGCCCTAAGCAAGTTAAAGGAACTTTCAATAATACATACAGATCTGAAGCCGGAAAACATAATGATTGTTGACCAGGCAAGATACCCTTTTAGAGTCAAATTAATTGATTTTGGATCTTCCATTTATTTAGATACAGCCAAAAAAATGAAGAAACCCTCCATTCAAACTCGTTTCTTCAGATCCCCAGAAATTCTTCTGGGTTTGCCCTTTTGTGAGATGATTGATATTTGGTCACTCGGTTGCATTATGGCAGAATTGCATCTAGGAAGCCCTCTTTACCCTGGACAGAATGAGTATGACCAAATTCGCTACATATGTTCAACTCAGGGGATGCCCAACAGCCATTTATTGAGTGAGGGCATGAAAACTTACAACTTCTTTACAAAAAAAGCAGATAAGTTTAAACTCAAATCAAAAAAAGAATTCTACTTAGAAACACATGTAAAACCtcttgaaaaaaggaaatttatcttTCAATCCTTGGATGACTTGGAATTGGTGACTGCCCAGCCGTCTAAAGAACGTACTGAGGCACTGGCTGAATATGAGGATTTAAAAGCCATGGTTGATCTTATTAAAAGGATGCTAACTTGGGACTCCCATGAAAGAATAGATCCTAATGCAGCCCTGAGTCATCCATACATTTCACTGTCAGATATGAAGATCAAGTATAAATACACTGAATATTTGCAACTCTCTACTTCTAGCCTAAATAATGCATTAAAGCAATATCAAAGTCAGCAGTATACAGTGAGTCCAGATAATAACTGTGGACAATGCCTGGCTGATTACCACCATGAAGAGAAGAAGCAGGGGTTGGCATCCATGTCTCCTTTATCAAGAAACAATGACTCAGTGGACCTCAAGTTCACTGAAGACCTTACAAAAAAGGTTTCAGAAGTGAAAAATCACTTACCTGAAATATCTTTAGGGACTCCTGATTCATGTTACCTCCCAGCCTACAAAATAAACCTACCCAATAGCAAACAG ACAGAAGATATCACAACGCATAATTTATTCATCAAAGATGTTTCTAAAAATGATGTTCGAGTGAGAGGAAATAACAGCACTAACCATCGTGGAAGCCCACCCTCTACATCAAGCAAACATCGCCAAATTTACAAGCGTCTCAGACAGCCATCAACGGAGGATTCACAAGACCCTCCTCAAAAAATGAGGATCATTTCTAATTAA